The following are from one region of the Nicotiana tabacum cultivar K326 chromosome 3, ASM71507v2, whole genome shotgun sequence genome:
- the LOC107781885 gene encoding polygalacturonase QRT3 yields the protein MFFLGFIHILGSLTRKEKNMGERTWTSSLLSLIKVLVCLSLISHVLGEKSVHLREATRKQHDHQMRKMQAFKASFVRRDSVSSPNSVSPSPTPYAVTVTPSPRVYHVTSYGADPTGKIDSTEAISQAISDALEGPSDGFLMQGIANLGGAQVNLEGGNYLISQPLQFPVLGRGNLMILGGTLKASDNFPTDGYLIDLSTSSGNAPEYFFEFITLRDLLLDSNFRGGGIQVINSLRTSIDNCYITHFTTNGILAKGGHETYIRNSFLGQHITAGGDKGERNFSGTAINLMGNDNSVTNVVIFSAGIGIMVSGQANLLSGVHCYNKATGFGGTGIYLKLAGLTQTRIVDSYMDFTGIVAEDPVQLHISNTFFLGDAFITLKSINGVVNGVNIVDNMFSGSNKGVDIVQLDQSNGPFTTIDQVVVDKNNVKGMNLKATIGSGVVQGNGTSWTLDLNPILLFPNLIKNVQYTFFPSGNSFVNHALRNVSNNQVLVESDVQVPASVFVVVDQGK from the exons ATGTTTTTTCTTGGATTCATTCACATACTAGGTTCACttacaaggaaagagaaaaaCATGGGAGAAAGAACATGGACTTCCTCCCTTTTGTCCTTGATTAAGGTTTTGGTTTGCCTTTCCTTAATATCCCATGTTCTTGGAGAGAAATCTGTTCATCTTCGAGAAGCTACAAGAAAACAACATGATCATCAAATGAGGAAAATGCAAGCTTTTAAAGCTTCATTTGTTCGTCGCGATTCGGTTTCTTCTCCTAATTCTGTTTCTCCATCTCCAACACCATATGCAGTAACT GTGACACCAAGTCCAAGAGTATATCACGTAACATCATATGGTGCAGACCCAACTGGGAAAATAGATAGCACAGAAGCAATATCACAAGCAATTTCGGATGCATTAGAAGGGCCAAGCGATGGTTTCTTGATGCAAGGAATTGCAAATCTTGGTGGTGCTCAAGTCAATCTTGAAGGTGGGAATTACTTGATCAGCCAACCTTTGCAATTTCCCGTTCTTGGCCGTGGCAATCTCATG ATTCTTGGAGGTACACTAAAAGCTTCAGATAATTTCCCAACTGATGGATATCTCATCGATTTATCGACTTCTTCAGGCAATGCTCCCGAATATTTCTTTGAATTCATAACCCTAAGAGACCTATTACTGGATTCTAATTTCAGAGGAGGAGGAATCCAAGTAATAAACTCACTAAGAACAAGCATTGACAATTGTTATATTACTCATTTCACAACAAATGGTATTCTAGCCAAAGGTGGCCATGAAACTTATATTAGGAATTCATTCCTTGGACAACATATCACTGCTGGTGGTGATAAAGGAGAGAGGAATTTCTCCGGGACGGCAATTAATTTAATGGGAAATGACAATTCAGTCACGAATGTGGTGATTTTTTCAGCTGGAATAGGTATAATGGTATCAGGTCAAGCAAATTTGTTATCAGGTGTACATTGTTATAATAAAGCAACTGGATTTGGTGGCACTGGGATTTACTTAAAATTGGCAGGTTTAACCCAAACCAGGATAGTGGATTCCTATATGGATTTTACTGGGATTGTGGCTGAGGATCCTGTTCAACTCCATATTTCCAATACCTTTTTTCTTGGAGATGCTTTTATTACATTGAAGTCTATAAATGGTGTTGTGAATGGAGTTAACATTGTGGATAACATGTTTTCTGGATCAAATAAAGGGGTGGATATTGTTCAATTAGACCAATCTAATGGTCCTTTTACAACAATTGATCAAGTTGTGGTGGATAAAAATAATGTTAAAGGGATGAATCTAAAGGCTACAATTGGAAGTGGGGTTGTTCAAGGGAATGGTACTTCTTGGACTTTGGATCTTAATCCAATTCTTTTATTTCCTAACCTCATTAAAAATGTTCAATACACATTTTTCCCTAGTGGAAATTCTTTTGTTAATCATGCTTTGAGAAATGTATCAAataatcaggttttggttgaATCGGATGTGCAAGTTCCAGCAAGTGTTTTCGTGGTGGTTGATCAAGGGAAATGA